One genomic region from Mauremys reevesii isolate NIE-2019 linkage group 7, ASM1616193v1, whole genome shotgun sequence encodes:
- the CAV3 gene encoding caveolin-3 — MAEEQTGLEERIIIKDQHTKEIDLVNRDPKHINEDVIKVDFEDVIAEPAGTYSFDGVWKTSYTTFTVSKYWCYRLLSVVLGIPLAVIWGFLFALISFCHIWAVVPCIKSYVIEIQCVSRIYSLCIHTFCDPLCEALGKIFSSIKVALRKEI; from the exons ATGGCAGAAGAGCAAACTGGCCTTGAGGAGAGGATAATAATAAAGGACCAGCACACGAAGGAAATAGACCTGGTGAACAGAGATCCAAAGcacattaatgaagatgttataAAG GTGGATTTTGAAGATGTCATTGCTGAGCCAGCAGGTACATACAGTTTTGATGGAGTATGGAAAACCAGCTACACCACCTTCACGGTCAGCAAGTACTGGTGCTACCGGCTGCTTTCGGTTGTGTTGGGAATCCCTCTGGCAGTCATCTGGGGCTTCCTCTTTGCTTTAATCTCCTTTTGCCATATCTGGGCAGTAGTGCCTTGCATCAAAAGCTATGTGATCGAAATCCAGTGTGTCAGCAGAATTTACTCCCTCTGCATCCACACCTTCTGTGACCCACTGTGTGAGGCCCTGGGGAAGATCTTTAGCAGCATCAAAGTTGCCCTACGCAAGGAAATCTAG